A genomic window from Streptomyces sp. NBC_00234 includes:
- a CDS encoding zinc ribbon domain-containing protein, whose amino-acid sequence MNAAPADQIRLLEVQALDVRLSQASHKARSLPEHAEIDALNNDLAQLRDLLVASQTEESDTTREQTKAEQDVDQVRQRAVRDQQRLDSGAVSSPKDLESLQREIVSLAKRQGDLEDVVLEIMERREGAQERVTELTARVSAVQAKLDDATARRDAAIRELDAEAATLTKDREVVAGAVPADLLKLYDKLRAQQGGVGAARLYQRRCEGCRLELNITEVNDVKAASPDTVLRCENCHRILIRTSESGL is encoded by the coding sequence CTGAACGCCGCGCCCGCCGACCAGATCCGACTCCTCGAAGTCCAGGCCCTCGACGTACGTCTGTCGCAGGCGTCCCACAAGGCCAGGTCGCTGCCCGAGCACGCCGAGATCGACGCACTCAACAACGACCTCGCCCAGCTGCGTGACCTGCTGGTCGCCTCCCAGACCGAGGAGAGCGACACCACCCGCGAGCAGACCAAGGCGGAGCAGGACGTCGACCAGGTGCGCCAGCGCGCCGTCCGCGACCAGCAGCGGCTCGACTCCGGCGCGGTCTCCTCGCCGAAGGACCTGGAGAGCCTCCAGCGCGAGATCGTCTCGCTCGCCAAGCGCCAGGGCGACCTGGAGGACGTCGTTCTCGAAATCATGGAGCGGCGCGAAGGCGCGCAGGAGCGGGTCACCGAGCTGACCGCACGGGTCTCCGCCGTGCAGGCCAAGCTCGACGACGCGACCGCCCGCCGCGACGCGGCGATCCGGGAGCTGGACGCCGAGGCGGCGACCCTCACGAAGGACCGCGAGGTCGTCGCGGGCGCCGTTCCCGCGGACCTCCTCAAGCTGTACGACAAGCTGCGCGCCCAGCAGGGCGGCGTCGGCGCGGCCCGCCTCTACCAGCGGCGCTGCGAGGGCTGCCGTCTGGAGCTGAACATCACCGAGGTCAACGACGTGAAGGCGGCGTCCCCGGACACCGTCCTGCGCTGCGAGAACTGCCACCGCATCCTGATCCGCACCTCGGAGTCGGGCCTGTAA
- a CDS encoding bifunctional RNase H/acid phosphatase, with protein sequence MPASHQLVVEADGGSRGNPGPAGYGAVVIDPETGEPLAETAEYIGVATNNVAEYKGLIAGLKAAKALFPSDDALRVHVRMDSKLVVEQMSGRWKIKHPDMKPLAAEAARILPSAAVTYEWIPRAENKHADRLANEAMDAGKRGRQWEPSSSTAALDTPRAVPSALPPVGGPPGDAAAGAARARAAMVPRTTAAPAAAATPRDGWGAAPDLGAPATFVLLRHGETALTPEKRFSGSGGSDPELSAVGRGQAEHAARAFADRGTVQEIVSSPLRRCRETAAAVAARLGLDVRVDDGLRETDFGAWEGLTFAEVRERYASDLDAWLASPDVAPTGGGESFTVVAERVSAARDRLVARYQGRTVLLVTHVTPIKTLVRLALGAPPESLFRMELSAASVSAVAYYADGNASVRLLNDTSHLR encoded by the coding sequence ATGCCCGCTTCCCACCAGCTGGTCGTCGAGGCCGACGGCGGCTCCCGGGGCAACCCGGGGCCCGCCGGATACGGCGCCGTCGTCATCGATCCTGAGACGGGCGAACCGCTCGCCGAGACGGCCGAGTACATCGGCGTCGCGACGAACAACGTGGCCGAGTACAAGGGCCTCATCGCCGGACTCAAGGCCGCGAAGGCGCTGTTCCCGTCGGACGACGCACTGCGGGTGCACGTCCGGATGGACTCCAAGCTGGTGGTCGAGCAGATGTCGGGCCGCTGGAAGATCAAGCACCCCGACATGAAGCCGCTGGCGGCGGAGGCCGCCCGGATTCTTCCGTCCGCCGCCGTCACGTACGAGTGGATCCCGCGCGCCGAGAACAAGCACGCGGACCGGCTCGCCAACGAGGCGATGGACGCAGGCAAGCGGGGCAGGCAGTGGGAGCCCTCGTCCTCGACGGCGGCCCTCGACACACCCAGGGCGGTTCCGTCGGCCCTGCCGCCCGTCGGCGGCCCGCCCGGCGACGCCGCGGCCGGTGCCGCGCGGGCCCGCGCGGCCATGGTCCCGCGTACGACGGCCGCTCCGGCAGCCGCCGCCACGCCCCGGGACGGCTGGGGGGCCGCGCCCGACCTGGGAGCGCCCGCCACGTTCGTCCTGCTGCGGCACGGGGAAACGGCCCTCACCCCCGAGAAGCGGTTCTCCGGCAGCGGGGGCAGCGACCCGGAGCTCTCGGCCGTCGGCCGGGGCCAGGCCGAGCACGCCGCGCGGGCGTTCGCGGACCGGGGCACCGTCCAGGAGATCGTCAGCTCGCCGCTGCGCCGCTGCCGCGAGACGGCAGCCGCGGTGGCCGCCCGCCTCGGTCTCGACGTCCGCGTCGACGACGGTCTGCGCGAGACGGACTTCGGTGCCTGGGAGGGCCTGACGTTCGCCGAGGTGCGGGAGCGGTACGCCTCCGACCTGGACGCCTGGCTGGCGTCACCGGACGTGGCCCCCACGGGCGGCGGCGAGAGCTTCACCGTGGTGGCCGAGCGCGTATCGGCCGCCCGTGACCGGCTCGTCGCCCGCTACCAGGGCCGCACCGTGCTCCTGGTCACCCACGTCACCCCGATCAAGACCCTGGTCAGGCTGGCCCTCGGAGCCCCGCCGGAGTCCCTGTTCCGCATGGAGCTCTCGGCGGCGTCCGTCTCGGCCGTGGCCTACTACGCCGACGGCAACGCCTCCGTGCGGCTCCTGAACGACACCTCGCACCTGCGGTAG